TTTCTTGTcaaatggcagaaatcaacaatCCCTTTGCTGTTTGACCCCCAAGAATACAACCATCCATATCGGAAGAATTAAAACAATGTTTGTGAAGTGAATCAGTGATGGGTCCTTGATCACCTGACCACCCCATCAGTCTCTGTTTGGCTGTGTGTATATGAGTCAATCAAGAAACCTAGAGAAATATGATGATCCAATCAGTGCTCCATAATCCAATCAGATATCCCTTTCTGACTGGATTAGCAGTGGGACAAAGGGATTATGGGACAAGAAAGGTGTATAAAAGCCTGAAGCACTGGAGAAGAGATGCAGAATCTTTCTGCTCTGGAGAAACCGACTGATTTCTTCACAGTGTCTGAGATCTGAGCACCCCATCAGCCACACCAGACCAGTAAGTTACCtccctcatttaaaaataacatttccttcCCCATGGTTAGCCAATCTTCAAGACTGAGTTGTATTTCTGGATGACAGgaagagttttcaaaagattgttTCTTTCTGATGAACCCATTTCAGGTTTTAGTTTTGCCTCTCAGTGAAGTTTTGCATGAATCTAAAGGATTTTGACTGATGCTTTAGCTGGTATCAGTTTTTAATGTCTTTACCcaacagatatttaaaatatctgtttggagttttgtttcatgaaatatcaaatacacattttttacACAGATGGCATTCATGTTAGGGGTAACTGAGGATGGAGGCTGTGTGGGTCCACATGACCTTCCTGTTCCCATAGATTTAGGGCTCCAAGTGATGGTCTGACATATCCCACTGATAAAGATTGGAATGAGCTTTCAGGCCTCTTGTTATCCACTTCCAAGAGggacatgaatgaagcaaagCAGTGGATGGAACTGAAATGGCTAGtggttccctttcctcctcacTGGTACTTGTGAGAGGTTTGTTCTGAATCCAGTATGGAAAGAGTTATTACTTTGTGCCCCTTGAAGCCTGAATGTTATATGGTCTAATTGAGGCACTTCCACGCCTGCCAGAGCAGTGACCTCAGTCCTGAGTAGATTTCTTTGAAGGGTTGAGAGATTGTCTTAGATGTACTCCTTGATATGGATGCTTTGTCCCTTGGCAGCTTCCAGAGGATTCCTTTTGAAGCAGAGTCAGGATGAGTGTCCTGACCCTACCCAGAGTTTTGGACATGGCTGGAATGCACCTACTCAGGGAAGATGCCTTGGTCGGTTCTGCTCTGGAGTTTCTGCCCACAGAGCTCTTCCCACCCCTCTTCATGGACGCCTTCCATGGGAAACATATCAAGACCCTGAAGGCCATGGTGCAAGCCTGGCCCTTTGTCTGCCTGCCTCTGGGGGGCCTCATTGACCTGCCTCATGTGGGGCCCCTACAAGCAGTGCTGGAAGCACTTGATGTCCTACTTGCCCAGAAGGCTCATTCCAGGTGAGTCGGATCCAGGTAGCTTGATAGGGTTCTGGGCATCCTGGAAGAGACATCTGGGGTAGACTAAGTGGATGGCAAATGGATGGGCCAGGGGGTTCTGAGGATGGCAATGAAGAAGCTCAGAGGCCTTGGCTCACTATGGGAAATACTTTACTGATGTGTAAATGTGCTTACAATGAAAGCAGGATTGAAAGAACATGCCCCATCTCCTTCCTATGATGCTTAATAGAAGTGGAGagctaaaaagaagagaagaaagtgacttggagggaaaaggcagaggatagCAAGGCAGCAGGTGATGAGATATGTGAAGTAAAAGCACACGTGCACAGTCTTCTGTGAAATTCTGAGACTGGTTGCATTCTGTGTGGATTTTAACGCATCCCTATTAATCTCCTGTCTTTATAGGCGGTGCAAACTGCAGGCGCTAGATTTACAGAATACTGGCCAGAACTTCTGGAAGATGTGGTCTGGAGCCAGCACCCATGGGTTCTCAAGCTTAGGAATGGCACCAGTGGCTGAGCAGAGCTCAAGGACCCACCAGCCCTTGGCTCCCCTGAAGGTATACATAGAGCTTTGCCTGAAAAAAAGGACATTGGATAACTTCCTCACCTACCTCCTCAGGTGGGTGAAGCAGAGAGAAGCTTCCATATACCTGTGCTGTAAGAAGCTGACCATCTTGGCAATGCTCATGGAAAATGTCATGAAAGTCCTGAATATGGTGCAGTTGGACTGTATCCAGGAGTTGCAAGTGAATTGGATTTGGCATCTGTCCACCCTGGCCAAGTTTGCTCCTCTCCTGGGTCAGATGAGCAACATGCAGAGACTCAATCTCTCCCGCATTCACTTATCTGCCCACGAGGAGCAGGAGCAGAAAGTTGTCCAATTTATCTCTCAGTTTCTCAAGCTGCACCATCTCCAAGATCTCTCTCTGGACGCTCCCTCCTTTCTTGAAGGCTGCCTGGACCAGATGCTCAGGTGAGTGTGGAACACTGGCTGGAAACAGTGAACACAACGTTGGCATGTTAAGCACACTGGGTCCTTTGCTGCTCTATCTTGAACTGTGGTATCACTTTACTACTGAAATCAAGGTAGAAGAACAAACAGGGACACCACACCAGATAGCTATGGATGGGATGGTTTGGATCCAATGAGGATAGACATGGGTTCTTTGTTAGGAAATTCTGTGTAACTTGACTTACGGAAATAGGTAAGTGAAAGGAGCATTTAAGAAGGGAAACCACCTCAGACCAGAGCAATTTTAAAGAGACAGCCTGGGAATTACCTGGCCggccagtggttagaactctgctcTTTCAGGGTTGAatgtccaggtttgatccctaattggGGAAGCAAGATTGCACAAGCCACATGTGTGGTGtggccatgaaaaaaaaaaaggaaaagaatgtaagagacagagagagacagagacacagagaagagcTCTGTGCTTACCAAGTTTCTAAACACACGAACTTGTCTCAAATTGCCAGTTCCTAAAAGGTTGTCTTTTCCAGATAAGTTAGTTAATATTTAAGAAATGCATGATTCTTAGAGGATAGTAGTGGAGCACGACCACCAATCATACAAAGCTTCAGCTTATTATAGGTGATGCAGAGATGAAATGTCAGGCTAAATGGAGACTGGTCATTTTGACTACTGACCTGCAGGAGACACTTAGTAGGACCTTGTCTTTGGGCAAAACACCTGCCCAAGATAGCTGCCACCCAGGTTTCTCAGACATAATCACTTTTTTCTCCCCAGTAGCCTGAGGACCCCCTTGGACCACCTGGCAATAACTAACTGCCAGCTTTACAGAATCAGACCTGACCTATCTGTCCCAGTGCCTGAACATCTGTCAGCTCAAAGGCCTGGATCTGAGTGGGGTCACCATGACTGACTTTAGTCCTGAGAACCTCCACATTCTTCTGGAGCAAGTTGCAGCCACCCTCCAGGAACTGAACTTAGAGCAATGTGGGATCCCAGAATCCCAACTTGAGTTCATCCTGCCTATTCTGAGCTGCTGTTCCCAGCTCAGGACCTTCAGTCTGTGTGGGAATGTCCTCTCTATGGCCATCACGGAGAAGCTGCTGAGTCACACCACTGGGCTGATCAACTTAAGTGAGGAGTTTTACCCTGCCCCTCAGGAGAGTTACAGCCCTCATGGAGCCCTCCACCTGGGCCAAATGGCCCAGCTTTGGGATAAACTCGTTAAGATTATGCGGGATTTAGGACATCCAAGAGCCATCTGGCTTAGCTCCAGCCCATGATCTCGCTGGGGCAATAAGACATTATATCCTGAGGAGCCCTTTCTGTGCCACTGTTACATGTCTGCCTAGTTGGATGCACCTGCCAAAGCTTTCTTCTGGGCACTTGGAAACTAAAATATGGGGAATAGATGCAACATAAAAGGAAAACTGATCCATGGTTTCGGACATCAGCTCCGTAtgaatggaaaaaggaaagatgataCAGTGGAGATGAAGGATTGCAAGTGGAAATGGAGACTCTGGAGGTATTTGGACattcagagacatgggtttataacatcttaaaaatgaattaattttctgGATGGAAATCTTGTATGCATATGTGGCATTATCCTTGACTGGAAATTGTAAATAAATGGTCACAAATAAAGAAACCCTCTGGTGCCATTCTGatatattattgttttttatgtaCTTTCACCTCAGGAATCTCCAGTTACTCATGAAAGAAAACGCACAGAATTGTGTATGATCAGAAACCCCACTATTCCCACTAGTTCTCTAGTTGGCAAGGACATCTGTTACCTCCTTACTGATTTCTGGGCCTATTCAGTGGGTGACTGCACCCAACAAGGAGAACATACTCAGTGGCCAATGAGTTACTGGAGTAAAGAGCTCTAGACCAGATACTCACTGCCCTTTCAGGCCATGACTCTGGATGTGAGGTGTTCTCATGGTTCTCCTGGTGGGTCCACAGGTCTCAATTCCTGGCCTTTCTGTGCTGGGAAAGGACTTCATTACACAAGTGAAGACCCTCCATTGTGAAGGACATCACTCACATTGTCGGTAAACCAGAGGCCCTGTCCTTGCCAATCTATGCCTGTCATAGAGTGTGTAATTGTCTCCTTGAATTAAAGTAGTTGTGACCAGCAAAGATAtacagttttctttgctgttttttagtcactaagtaacatacaattctttgtgaccccttggattgtagcccgccaaactcctccgtccatgggattccccagacaaaaatatggagtgagttgccacatccttctccaggaggtcttcctgagaAGGATTaaatccacatttcctgcattagtaggctgattctttgccactaagTCACCAACACTAAAATTATACAGACATATAACATAGTTTTAGTATTTCTAAACCACCTTAACAGAGTGCATCCTTTTGTGGAAGTAGATCATGTCATTGAGAGATTGACATTATTCCTGTAAAACCTACTATCTCTTCCCATTAGGGAAGACTAGTAGCACTTTTTATCATCAACATATCACCCTGatctaaaaaataattcttatataCATCTTATAGCTCACAATCCACTCTATCACCCTCAGTTCCACATCCTCAGATTTAAGCACCTGCAGGTGGGGTAGTGCTACATTTACTATAGAAAAATGTCCAGGAGTAAGAGGATCTGAGCAGTCAAATGGCATATTGTTCTAGAGTGTTCTGTATATATGTAGATATGTATTAGAAGGTAGTATTGTGGGAATGGGTTCAAAGGGCCTACAGATATAGAGAAGTCCCATGGTCTGCTCTCTCTAAGCAGGAGAACCAGGAAATCCAGTTTTATATCTCAGGCCCATCTTTAGGGCTGAAAATGGGGGAACTGGTAGTGTACTTCAAGTGTGAGGCTAAAGGCTTGAGAACCAGGGGAACATTCATGTAAGTCCTGGAGTCTCAAGTCTTAAGATCCAGAAACTGCTATGCTCGTGGAcaagaagagagagggaagaagatgGTATCTTATTTCATTCAGGCCCCCAGGAATTGGATGAAGCCCAACCACATAGATGAGGGCAGATTTCTTCACTCATTTTATGGGTTTAAATGCTGCTCTCATCCTGAAACACCATCTCAGGAACACCCAGTCAAGGTCACATCAATTTAATCACATTGAGACCATAAACAAAGAGCATCCAAATGAAGGCTCCTGCTGAGTACTAAAGGATTCAAAGATTGTTGCCTTTGGGGATGGAGTAGATATTGGACTGAGAAATCTTAGACAAGAGGCTCTGCTTctccataaaatggaaataatagtacACAGTGTATGGGTTTCCTGTAAATTCAACGAGATGAAAAATGTTGAGGCCTCGGTACTGGAGCTGACATacagtaggagctcaataaatgagtcatttccttcttttccttgctAGAAGACAAACTCAGGATTCTGTGCAaacccgtggactatacagcccatggaattctggccagaatcctggagtgggtagcctaatcccttctccaggggatcttcctgacctaggaatcaaaacagggtctcctgtattgcaggcagattctttatcaactgagctactagggaagcccctcttcaTTCCTCAGGCTTACTCTATATTCCTGtaacaggaaggaaagaaggagggctCAGCATTTACATGAGACCTTGAATGAATCAGAATTCCCCCAAGCTGCGTTAGTAGCCAGCatagggagggagaaggggagggggaggtcaTAGAAGAGTCCACTCCTCTATAGTGATAGACATTCTGAGCCTCAGGATTCCTAGGCCACCTGCTGGAAGATCAGACTAGTGACATGTTGCAAGCAGGTGTTGCAAACTAATGTTGCAAGTAGGTTTGTCAGCTTAAGCATCCTATAAGCATCTGCTGTAATATAAATGCtaatttaatatacatttttgtaCTGCGATTTATATAAATATAGGAGATATACATTGTCTTTTAACATTATAAAGAAAATTTAGTACTTTGAAAGAATGCATAtggatttttttaagtgtttaatttGATTTGGATTCTCaaagaaaaacatctttaaaactgattttcaagatcattcaaaaaatactttcttcttaaaaaatattagaataagagaatttcagaaatggATTATGAGTCTACTTTTTAAAGTAGACTTTATACTGAAGAGCAGTTTTGTGTTCCAAGTAAAATAGAGGACAAGGTACAGAGAGTTTCTACTTAAATCCTTCTCCCTCCACATTCATTGCCTCCCCAGCTAACAACATTCCCCATTAGATTGGTATATTTGTTATAagtgatgaacctacattgacatatCATCATCACCCAAGGCAGAGAGTTTATATGAAGGTTccctgtcagggaatgtttgacgggaggattcttacatgctgtctctcatgagtcttttgtccctcttcaagcggaacagcacgctgctcccagggactgaggtcattgtgtgaggcaagcatgagtctcctttagtaaacattttccttaggacaaaacagcttaatctccttcccctttcttgagatatggattgtctcctgaccttgtgactaacattaccccttattcccttggtaacggttgctgtacatttggttttttgatctctatcattcccgaaagaagtttcttgtactgcagcctatatatactcatagaaaaatcattaaagcacctttgttccatcagagcttaggtccccgggtcttttttgtctctctctctctctctttctctctctctctttctctctttcactttcttatcgtcgactccgcaccacaaggttccggtccattaaaggaccccaacagttCCCCCTTAATGTTGTGCATTCTATGACTTCTATCAAGTCTATAATTAATGCCAGGAGccgttatgggaggtcccgcctgtgacaaggtcacgaggaaaaaacctgacaggcaaggccgtctaggataagggaccctccaggttggcctcggcctctaccccaccctgtatcctccccgcttttctgctgttgttcttgtttgccctgttgcagattcttgtgttgcctgctgagagctctcctgctcctctttcactgaatgaggaccaacttaaaaccctaattaataaatctcctggacgctggtaccctatgaaggggccagggatgaaggaaatgcttcagttcaaacCCATtagctggcattctggcttgtttgataaacgtgtgctctcattgcacaaaatgctcatgattgttctaaacatcctaagcacagtatgctaacaaaagaaactattaagcataggccccttcgcggggtgagaaaagctccacaaatattatagccacatatacgcctaatagaaaatagtttagatagagattagctggtgacttcttgcaggtaattaacttttagactaagagcctgttttgtgccatatctgctgtttttgcaatcctttgcatttctgttctgtgaaaatgtaatcctatctagttcccttggagatgacacctaatagaaagaaaatagattaaccacaaaaaagacagggtcggctactgaagttgcttaaagttgcaccaggtgaaagccataaattgtcaacaggcctgaaagccaaaagatattatacatagagattaaccataaaaagggccctaataggcacagagccctttggggggtgaggaagccatattagagaatacaaaaaatattgttttaaaagtggttattagatcaacgtttgattgatgttaatgtgctgaggttgtgcagtggaaactattgttaatatagttaaagatatagtaaaataagagcttagccctagtgtaaaagcaataagataattgttaattttaaccaggagtgctaaacaggggctgcctcaccagagctgcagagtctttgtgtgttaaactttttaggtAAATctagctgagaatttctgcaaaaagactgtcttttatgttaacaggattgtatttttattatgttacaacttgctgtaccatgagactgccacttttctgttttctgctaagctcaaggccagaagataatgtacaaaaaatctatgggaaaagactctcataaacaaaaaatatacagagcacacctggtttcatgaaggacaagctgatgaaatgttaaactaagtctgtgtgcttatctgccccttagaaatgtaccaacttagggtataaaggctacagtgaaaaataaagcaactgccagactctacTGCAcattcctggtctggtctctctctctctctctctctctctctctctctctctctctctctctctctctctctctctctctctccccctagcagacttggccctatcaaggccggtcctacgtgtctctctctcgccgacgccgttcatcctgagggttcccctggatcctgctggggctggacctcgGCAATATAATAACATTGGAGAGTCCCACAAAGTAATTGCTCTGCCTATTTTCCTTACTCCacctcagtccagttcagttcagtctctcagtcatgtctgactctttgcgaccccatggactgtagcacgccaggcttccctgttcccgGAGCTTACACAagccatcaagtcagtgatgccatccaaccgtctcatcctctgtcgtccccttctcctcccaccttcaatcttttccagtatcagggtcttttcaaatgagtcagttctttgcagcaggtggccaaagtattggagcttcagcttcagcattagtccttccaatgaatattcaggactgatttcctttaagattcactggttggatctccttgctgtccaacggactctcaggagtcttcttcaacaccacagttcaaaaacctctattctttggcactcagctttctttatagtgcaactctcacatccatacatgactattggaaaaaccgtagctttgactagatggaccattgttggcaaagtaatgcctctgctttttaatgtgctgtctaggttggtcataacttttcttccaaggatcaagcgtcttttcTAGAAAAAATCTGATTAGTCCAGTAATCTCTGAGTTGGCCTATTGCAAAATGTCATGTAGTTGGGCTCACTATAAGTAGGCTTCTCAGATtgattctttcacttagtaacagACATTGTGGTTTCCTCCATgacttttcatggcttgatatcATTTCATTGTCTGTATATATCACAGTTCCTTGGTTCTTTCATCTACCAAAGGACATCTTGGTTCCTTTCAAGTTTCAGCAATGAGGAATAAAGCTGTTGTAAACTTCCATGTGCACGTGTTTGCAGGGACAGAATGTTTCAACTCATTTGAAAGGGGCAAAATTGCTGGATTGTAAGGTACCaatatgtattaaaattattttttttcttaaatccaaAGTTAGACAGCTATTGTCCAATAAATGGTAGGGAACAGTGTCCCTGTGTTCCCATAACTGACCATGGAGACTGGCAAGGCAGGTAATGGTTATAAACGCATGGTCCATGGAAAACTTTATCATTAATTTacagtcaaattttttttttactaaaatgcCAATTAGGGGTAAATCAATGCTAGTCAGCTGTCcttaacagaaatataaacataCAGAAGAAATAACTCTTCTGATCAATATATATGTCcatgaaatttatttatataagaaaattCCAGTTGTTTTCTAtgcttttcttagtttttttcccaaataataagaaaaatccaTCCTAATACTTCAGATAGAATAAGCATCTCCCCTGAACTCCTTcctcagaagtgtgtgtgtgtgtgtgtgtgtgtgtgtgtgtaaaatacatatatatgcatatattattatGTCATGAAAAGAAGGCTACCCTACCATATTCCACAAAACAGGATGgattttgagggcattatgctaagtgaaatatgttaGAGAGAGATAATTTGTAAAATCTAAATAACTGAACTCAACTAAATCAATTATTTGTAAAATCTAAATAACTGAacccctcttttcctttcttcatgcAAGCTTCTTAAgctctgtctctttatttttccaattcATTGTATGCTTGctcttaattttctgaaagaaTGATGCCTTTATTTTCAACACTGgtcatggaaaaaaaatgtgataatagagaatattcaataa
The genomic region above belongs to Cervus elaphus chromosome 14, mCerEla1.1, whole genome shotgun sequence and contains:
- the LOC122707460 gene encoding PRAME family member 8-like is translated as MAGMHLLREDALVGSALEFLPTELFPPLFMDAFHGKHIKTLKAMVQAWPFVCLPLGGLIDLPHVGPLQAVLEALDVLLAQKAHSRRCKLQALDLQNTGQNFWKMWSGASTHGFSSLGMAPVAEQSSRTHQPLAPLKVYIELCLKKRTLDNFLTYLLRWVKQREASIYLCCKKLTILAMLMENVMKVLNMVQLDCIQELQVNWIWHLSTLAKFAPLLGQMSNMQRLNLSRIHLSAHEEQEQKVVQFISQFLKLHHLQDLSLDAPSFLEGCLDQMLSFTESDLTYLSQCLNICQLKGLDLSGVTMTDFSPENLHILLEQVAATLQELNLEQCGIPESQLEFILPILSCCSQLRTFSLCGNVLSMAITEKLLSHTTGLINLSEEFYPAPQESYSPHGALHLGQMAQLWDKLVKIMRDLGHPRAIWLSSSP